The Kineothrix sp. IPX-CK genomic interval ACCGGGAGAAAGAAACGTTTCCGTCCTTCTGTCTCCTTATGAAAAAGAGGAAATAACGGCAGTGCTGTATCTTGTGCCACGGGTCTTTGTAATAGGAATCGGATGCAGACGGGGAAAGGCAGCCACTGAAATAGAGGCCGCGGTAGATGAATATTTGAAGCAAACAAAGATAAGGGCAGAAGCGGTTGCAGGCATTGCATCCATCGATGTGAAGAAGGCGGAGAAGGGACTTTGTGAGCTTTCGGAGAAATATGACTGGAACTTTCAGACCTTTTCTAAGGAAGAACTAGAAAGCGTTCCCGGGGATTATAAGGCTTCTCCCTTCGTGAAGTCTATGGTGGGTGTGGATAATGTCTGCGAACGGGCTGCTATGGCAGCTTGCAAAGAAGAGGCTGAGTTGGTGCTCGGCAAGCAGACTCAAAATGGAGTTACAGTAGCGATAGCGATGAGAAAATGGAGTGTATCATTTGATGAAGCATAAAATTTATGTGGTAGGAATAGGACCGGGCAGTGAGGAAATGATGAGTGTTCAGGCTATCCGGATATTGGAGGAATGCGACGTCATCGTCGGCTATCCCGTTTATCTGGACCTGCTTAAGGATAGGTTCGGCCATAAAGAATTTCTTTCCACGCCTATGCGGCGGGAGGCAGAGCGGTGTCTGCTATGCTTTGAGGAAGCGAGAAAAGGGAAAAAGACGGCGCTGGTATGCAGCGGTGATGCAGGCGTTTATGGTATGGCCTCGCTGATGTATGAAATCGGAAGGGCATATCCCGATTGTGAGCTTGAGATCATTCCGGGAATCACGGCTGCTAACAGCGGCGCCGCACTGTTAGGTGCTCCGCTGAACCATGATTATTGTGTTATAAGTCTAAGCGACCTGCTCACTCCCTGGGAAAAAATAGAAAAAAGGCTTCGTGCCGCGGCTGCGGGTGATTTCTGTATAGCGTTGTATAATCCGTCCAGTCATAAAAGAGCGGACTATTTAAAAAAGGCCTGTGAGATCCTGCTGGAAGTGATCGAAGAGAAAAGGGCCTGCGGCTTCGTGGAAAATATCGGACGAGAGGGAACAAAAGTCACCGTATGTTCTCTTAAGGAGCTTTCAGGCGCGCAGGTAAATATGTTCACGACCGTCTTTATCGGAAATTCCCAGACCGAAATGAGAGAGGATAAGCTGATTACGAAAAGAGGGTACCGGTTATGAAACCAGAGAAAAAGCAAATTCTCATATTCGGCGGGACAACAGAAGGAAGAAGGCTGGCAGAAAGCATGTGCGCAGCGGGTTTCTTTTGTACGGTATCTGTGGCGACGCAGTACGGAGAACAGGTTATGGAGGAAATGCCTGCGCTTACCCTCCATAGAGGAAGAATGGATGCCGGGCAGATGGAGGAATTCATAAAGAAAGGCAGATTCTTTGCGGTTGTAGATGCCACTCACCCTTTTGCCGTGGAGGTGTCTGAAAATATACGAAAGAGCCTTTCCGGAATGTCTTTGCCGTATATTCGCCTAAAAAGAGACACAGGTATCGAGGAAACGGAAGGGAAGAACCTTCGTTGGTTTCGAGATATGGAATCCTGCGGGGAGGCACTGCAGGAAACAACAGGCAATGTGCTTTTGACAACAGGAAGTAAGGATTTGAGTGCTTTTAGCAAAGAGGAATTGAGAAAACGCCTTTATGTAAGGGTGCTTCCAAACGAAGAAAGCATAGCCCTTTGTGAAAAGCAAGGAATATGCGGGAAGCAGATTATAGCCATGCAAGGGCCTTTTTCCACGGAAATGAACGAAGCGATCATAAGACAGTTTCATATATCATATCTGGTGACGAAGGAAAGCGGGAATACCGGCGGATTTTATGAAAAGGTAAAAGCTGCCGGCAATGCTGGAATACCGGTAATGGTAATCGGCAATCCCGAGAAGGAAGAGCAAGGCTTTTCTTATGAAGAGGCAGCGGAGGAAATATACCGGCTGGCAGGAGAAAAACCCGAAAGTCCGAAACTAATGGTATCTCTGATAGGAATAGGAATGGGAGCAGAAGGTCTTCTGACTCTTGAAGCAAAGGAGAAAATACAACGTGCGGATGTGATTTTCGGCGCGCAGCGACTGCTTGAGGAAGTAGGCGAAGAGAAAGAGAAGTATCCGTATTATCTGGCGGCAGATATTATTCCCAGGCTGGCGGATATGGTAGAAAAGGAGGACAGGTACAAGCCCTGTATCAAAGCCGCGGTTCTTTTCTCCGGCGATACCGGATTCTACAGCGGTGCGTCAAAGCTTTATGAGGAACTGAAAAAGGAAACGAAGGAAAAACGATTGAGAGCGGATGTTGAAATGCTGTCCGGAATCTCCTCCATGTCCTATCTGGCCGCTAAAGCACGGATGAACTGGCAGGACGCAGCTGTCATAAGCCTCCATGGAAGAAAAGCGAATATTATGGAGACGGTAAGGCGGGAGAAAAAGACTTTTGTGCTCGTTTCCGGGCTTGAAGATATGAAATATTTGGGAGAGCTGTTTTCCGGTGAAGAATGGAACGGACTAAGGATTACTGCGGGATACCGTCTTTCCTATCCGGAAGAGGAAATCATGGTGCTTACACCGTCCATGTGCGGGAGCCTGGAAAAGGAAGGGCTTTACTGTTGCTTTATAGTGAACGAAAGGACGGCGGCTCAGAAAGTTTCCCATGGGTTGAAGGATGCATCTTTTCTTAGGGGAAGTACACCCATGACGAAGGAGGAGGTAAGGGAAATTTCCATTTGTAAGCTTGCTCTTGAAAAGAACTCCGTTCTCTATGATGTGGGCAGCGGAACCGGCTCAGTCTCCGTAGAATGTGCCCGCTTATCCGATGAGATACAAGTGTACGCTATAGAAAGTGATAGAGAGGCCGTGGAGTTGCTTGGGAAAAACAGTGACCTTTTCGGACTTACAAATATCGAGGTCATTGAAGCGCAGGCACCGGAGGGAATGGGGCCTCTTCCGGCACCGACCCACGCGTTCATCGGAGGAAGCGGAGGCAAAATGATAGAGATTCTGAAGGTTCTGTATGAGAAAAATCCGTTTCTAAGAGTGGTTATAAATGTGATTACTCTGGAGACTTTGGGAGAGATAACCGATTTGCTGAAGGAATTCCCGGTAAAAGAAGAGGACATCGTTCAGGTACAGATAAGCCGGGCGAAAAAAGCAGGGCCATATCATTTGATGCAGGCGGAGAATCCAATTTATATTATTTCATTTAATTTTCTAGAGGGGCTGACAGAAAATGAAAACACCTAGAATTATGATTGCCGCCACGGGAAGCGGGAGCGGTAAAACGACCGTAACCTGTGCACTTTTGCAGGCAATTGTCGATATGGGAAAAACGGCAGCAGCGTTTAAGTGCGGGCCGGATTATATAGATCCGATGTTTCACAAAAAAATATTGGGGATTCCGTCAAAAAATCTGGATGCTTACTTTACGGAGGATGGACTTACGAGGACACTTTTTATGGAGGATGCAGCCGGAAAGGATATTTCTGTCATAGAAGGGGTTATGGGCCTTTTTGACGGTCTTTCAGGAATAAGGGAAGAAGCCTCCTCCTATCATTTGGCAAAGGTGACGAAAACCCCCATTGTTCTGGTCATAGACGCTCATGGCATGGGCAGATCTCTGATTCCCCTTATCGCGGGGTTTCTGCAATACGACAGCGAACATTTGATCGGCGGAATTATTTTGAATAAAATCACAAAAATGTTCTATGAATTGATCGGGCCGGAAATTGAAAGAGAGTTGTCCGTTAAGGTAATCGGCTATTTTCCTTTGCAGAAGGATCTGAATATAGAGAGCAGGCACTTAGGACTGAAGCTTCCTGAGGAGACGAAGAGTTTGCAATACAGGATAAAAAGAGCTGCTGAGGTGTTAAAGGATTCCGTAGATATGGAAGCACTTTTCTCTCTTTCGGAAGAAGCGGTGGAACTGGAAGAGGAAGAGCATCTTTCTGATAAGGAGCGGATTTCCGTAAATCGTCAGATATCCATCGGAATAGCGATGGACGAAGCCTTCTGTTTTTATTATGAAGATAATTTGAGGCTGCTGCAAAGGGCGGGAGCGCGGCTTGTACCGTTTTCTCCGTTGAAGGATAAGAGCCTTCCTGAGGGAATCGGAGGCTTCCTCTTGGGTGGAGGATATCCCGAGCTGCATGCAGCGACGCTTGCCGGAAATGAAGAGATGAAAAAGTCCGTGCTGCGTGCGGTAAGAGAAGGTATGCCCTCCCTTGCGGAGTGCGGCGGTTTTATGTATTTGCACGCGGGGATGGAGGATATGGAGAAGAGAAGGTATCCGATGGTGGGCGCGTTGGAAGGGGAATGTCATTATACCGGAAAGCTGGTACGGTTCGGTTATATCGAGGTAGCGGAGGAGAAGAATCTTTTTCTGGGAGAGAATGAGAGGATAAAGGGGCATGAGTTCCACTATTTTGACAGCACGGATAACGGAGCATCGTGCATTGCAAAAAAGCCTGTAACCGGAAGAAACTGGAAATGCGTCCATACGACGGAAAATTGTTGGTGGGGATTTCCTCATCTGTATTATTATTCAAATCCTCAATATGTTTATCATTTTATGGAAAGGGCGGCACAATATGCGGATGGAAAGAGATAGAAGAAAAGTACATCACCATGATCATCGTAACAGCCATCGTCATGTATCCGTCGACAGCTATGCATACATTTCTGGGCTGAAAGATTGGAATACGCCGTTTAAAGTCAGCTTCGCGCTGCTTTCGATTCTTGCGGTTATTACGGCGGATTCCCCTGTGGTTTCCGTTATGACAATAGCCTTTATGGGAGTTCTTTCTATAGAAGCGGGGAGGATTAAACCGGGGGATTATTTCAGACTGATGCTCGTACCTTCTGCTTTTATCATCACAGGGGGAATCGCTGTTCTAATACAAGTCGGCGCAGGAGCGGAGAGTCTGCTTCGGATTCCTTTTTTCAGTACTAATCTTTATATTACGGAGGAAAGCCTCAGACAATCCTTGGGACTTTTTGGCAAAGCCTTCGGTGCGGTAAGCGCTCTTTATATGCTGGCGCTTTCTACGCCTATGGGAGAAATTATTTCGACCTTAGGCAAGGTTAAAGTTCCCTCCATTATATTGGAATTGATGCACTTAATCTATCGCTACATTTTCATTCTTTTGGAAACGAACGCAGGGCAGAAGGATGCGGCGCAGTCCAGACTGGGTTACTGTGATATGAAGACCTCTTTTCGAACCTTCGGCAGTGAATTGGCTAATCTGCTGATCCTTTCTATGAAAAAGTCGGGAGAATATTATGACGCTCTGGAATCCAGGGGTTATGAAGGAAACTGTCTTTTCTGGGAGGAGAAGAGAAAGCTGACGAAGAAGCAGGTGATTTGGGCAGCAGCCTATGCGGGAGCGGTAGTTATTCTGATTATTTTATTTTAAATGCAGAAATCATAAGTTACTGAGAACGGAGTGAACAGTAACAAGCTTGGAGTGGAGCAAATGAACAGAAAAATATTAGAGACAAAAGATTTAACATTTTCTTATGAAGAAGGACGGATGGCGTTAAATCATCTGTCGGTGGAAATACATGAAAAAGAAAAAATTGCTGTTTTGGGTGCCAACGGGGCCGGGAAATCCACTTTTTTTCTGAATTTAAACGGTGTCAGAGCTCCGGAAGAGGGGGAGATCTTTCTCTATGGAACCCGGATAGACAAGAAAAACAGACGAGAGCTCATAAAGAACGTGGGCATCGTCTTCCAGGATGCGGACAGCCAGATCATAGCCTCTACCGTAAAGGCTGAGGTGGCGTTCGGGCCGCTGAATATGAAGCTTCCGAGACAGGAGGTGGAGGAAAGAACGATAGATGCGATGGAAAGGCTGGATCTGCAGGCCTATGCGGAGCGCCCTCCCCATTATTTGAGCGGAGGAGAGAAAAAGCGGGTCAGCATAGCGGATATTCTGGCGATGGATTCGCCTATCATCATATTCGATGAGCCTACTGCGTCTCTGGACCCGGTAAATGCCGATATGCTGGAAAGGATATTGGAGGAGCTGGAACAGGAGGGTAAGACGATATTGCTGTCTACTCACGATGTAGACTTCGCTTATCGTTTTGCAGACCGTGCGCTTGTATTCTGTGAAGGAAAGCTCATTGCCGACGGGAAACCGGAGGACATCTTCCGGGATGAGGAAATCCTTAAAAGGGCGAATTTGAAAAAGCCTGTGCTGATTCAGGTTTATGAAATGCTAAAGCGGAAGAATCTGCTTCAGAGAAATCCGCTGACGAAAGATATGCTGCCGGAAAAGAGAGAGAGTTATCCGAGAACCCTTGCGGAAATAGAGGCGCTTTTATGATAAGATTTGGCAGCGAAAAGCAGGCTGCTGAACACAGCTATTGAACGCGGACAGGCATTCTTGTATGAGATGCCTGCGCGTATGCAAATAGAGAAAAGGAGAATTTAAAGATGACAAAGAATCAAAGAAAAACGATTGCGGCACTGGCAGTCGTATCAGTAATCATGAGCATTACTGTGAATTCAAATGCAATGCACATTATGGAAGGATATCTGCCTCCGAAATACAGTATTGCGTGGGGAATTTTATGTATTCCGTTTTTAGTGGCAGGATTTCTGTCTATAAGAATGAAGCTGAAAGACAGCAGGAGAAATATTACACTGCTGGCTATGGCAGGAGCATTTATCTTCGTAATTTCTTCCCTGAAAATTCCTTCTGTAACAGGAAGCTGCTCCCATATGACAGGCACCGGACTTGGAGCCATTTTATTCGGACCTGCTGCTGTCAGCATTCTGGGAATTATCGTGCTGTTGTTCCAGGCGATTCTGTTAGCGCATGGCGGACTTACCACCCTTGGGGCTAACACTTTTTCGATGGCGATTGCCGGACCTTTTTTAACCTTTGGCATTTATAAGCTTTGTATGAAATTAAAGGTGAATAAATGGGTATCCGTTTTCCTGGCAGCATTTTTCGGAGATATATTTACTTATTGTGTGACCAGCTTCCAGCTCGCTATGGCGTATCCTTCCATAGAAGGCGGAGTAGGTGCTTCTGTCGCTAAGTTCCTGAGCGTCTTTGCACCGACACAGCTTCCCCTTGCAATTTTGGAAGGAATACTTACTCTTCTTATCATGATCGCGCTGGAGACTTATGCAAAACCGGAATTGAAAATGCTCGGATATATGAAGGAGGCAAAATAGAATGATGAAGACGAAAAATTTAGTTATTGCACTTATTGTCGCGGCTGTTCTCATCGCGCTGGTACCGCTTTTCGCATTGAAGGGAGCAGAATTTGGCGGCTCGGATGATGCGGGAAGTGTAATGATTGAAGAAATTACAGGAAGTTATGAACCGTGGTTTACCCCTGTATTAGAGACGATGATAGACGGAGAACTTCCAGGAGAGGTAGAAAGCCTTTTCTTCTGCCTTCAGACCGGAATCGGAGTGGGAATCATCGCATTCTGCATGGGACGTCTTGTAGAACGTAAGAAATGGGCGGATAACGGAGAGAACATATGAAAAAGGGAGTTCTGATAGTCAGTTTCGGAACGACCTACAAAAATACGAGAGAGAAAAACATCGATCGAATAGAACGGGCAGTCCGGGAGAAAAAGCCGGACTGCGTGGTTTTGCAGGCCTATTCCAGTGACAGAGTGAGAGATATTATAAAAAAGAGGGACGGTATTGACATTCATGGTATAACTGATGCCCTGAAGGAGATGGCGGAAAGGGGGGTTACCCATCTGTGGATACTTCCCACACACATTATCGACGGATTTGAAAATAATAAAATGAAGCAATTAATTGAGGGATACCTTTCGTACTTTCAAACGATCGAAATTGCAGACCCGCTCTTGGGGAAGGAAGAGGATTACGGTCTCGTGGCGGCTGCTTTATGGGACTCTCTTAAGGATGAAGTAAAAGATGGCGTCCTGATCCTCATGGGACATGGTTCCTATCACGAGGCGGATAACGGCTATGAGAAAATGGAAAAAGTCCTGAGGGAACATTCGGGGAAAGAAATCTATATTGCTACGGTAGAGGGCAGTATCACCATAGAGGATGTGATAGAACGGATGAATGTGATCTATGAACGGCAGGAACGTCAAAAGGTCCGCGTGATCATCGCTCCCTTCATGCTTGTAGCGGGAGACCATGCCGTCAACGATATGGCGGGTGAGGCGGATTCCTTCGTAACGAAGATAAAAGAGCAGGGATATGGAACGGAATGTATCTTAAGAGGACTGGGGGAATATGAGGGCATCCGCAGGATATATTTACAGCATTTGGAAAACGAGGATAATGATAAATAATGAAAGTTAAATTAGCAATGTTATTTTTATGCGCATGTCTGTTTACAGGCTGCGGTTCGGCGGACGTATTGCCGGAAGCAGAGCAGTCTGCGGCTGACGAGGGGGATGTAAATGATGAGGGAGATGTAAATGATGAGGAAGATGAAATCG includes:
- the cobJ gene encoding precorrin-3B C(17)-methyltransferase; the encoded protein is MKHKIYVVGIGPGSEEMMSVQAIRILEECDVIVGYPVYLDLLKDRFGHKEFLSTPMRREAERCLLCFEEARKGKKTALVCSGDAGVYGMASLMYEIGRAYPDCELEIIPGITAANSGAALLGAPLNHDYCVISLSDLLTPWEKIEKRLRAAAAGDFCIALYNPSSHKRADYLKKACEILLEVIEEKRACGFVENIGREGTKVTVCSLKELSGAQVNMFTTVFIGNSQTEMREDKLITKRGYRL
- the cobK gene encoding precorrin-6A reductase translates to MKPEKKQILIFGGTTEGRRLAESMCAAGFFCTVSVATQYGEQVMEEMPALTLHRGRMDAGQMEEFIKKGRFFAVVDATHPFAVEVSENIRKSLSGMSLPYIRLKRDTGIEETEGKNLRWFRDMESCGEALQETTGNVLLTTGSKDLSAFSKEELRKRLYVRVLPNEESIALCEKQGICGKQIIAMQGPFSTEMNEAIIRQFHISYLVTKESGNTGGFYEKVKAAGNAGIPVMVIGNPEKEEQGFSYEEAAEEIYRLAGEKPESPKLMVSLIGIGMGAEGLLTLEAKEKIQRADVIFGAQRLLEEVGEEKEKYPYYLAADIIPRLADMVEKEDRYKPCIKAAVLFSGDTGFYSGASKLYEELKKETKEKRLRADVEMLSGISSMSYLAAKARMNWQDAAVISLHGRKANIMETVRREKKTFVLVSGLEDMKYLGELFSGEEWNGLRITAGYRLSYPEEEIMVLTPSMCGSLEKEGLYCCFIVNERTAAQKVSHGLKDASFLRGSTPMTKEEVREISICKLALEKNSVLYDVGSGTGSVSVECARLSDEIQVYAIESDREAVELLGKNSDLFGLTNIEVIEAQAPEGMGPLPAPTHAFIGGSGGKMIEILKVLYEKNPFLRVVINVITLETLGEITDLLKEFPVKEEDIVQVQISRAKKAGPYHLMQAENPIYIISFNFLEGLTENENT
- a CDS encoding cobyrinate a,c-diamide synthase, with protein sequence MKTPRIMIAATGSGSGKTTVTCALLQAIVDMGKTAAAFKCGPDYIDPMFHKKILGIPSKNLDAYFTEDGLTRTLFMEDAAGKDISVIEGVMGLFDGLSGIREEASSYHLAKVTKTPIVLVIDAHGMGRSLIPLIAGFLQYDSEHLIGGIILNKITKMFYELIGPEIERELSVKVIGYFPLQKDLNIESRHLGLKLPEETKSLQYRIKRAAEVLKDSVDMEALFSLSEEAVELEEEEHLSDKERISVNRQISIGIAMDEAFCFYYEDNLRLLQRAGARLVPFSPLKDKSLPEGIGGFLLGGGYPELHAATLAGNEEMKKSVLRAVREGMPSLAECGGFMYLHAGMEDMEKRRYPMVGALEGECHYTGKLVRFGYIEVAEEKNLFLGENERIKGHEFHYFDSTDNGASCIAKKPVTGRNWKCVHTTENCWWGFPHLYYYSNPQYVYHFMERAAQYADGKR
- the cbiQ gene encoding cobalt ECF transporter T component CbiQ, with amino-acid sequence MERDRRKVHHHDHRNSHRHVSVDSYAYISGLKDWNTPFKVSFALLSILAVITADSPVVSVMTIAFMGVLSIEAGRIKPGDYFRLMLVPSAFIITGGIAVLIQVGAGAESLLRIPFFSTNLYITEESLRQSLGLFGKAFGAVSALYMLALSTPMGEIISTLGKVKVPSIILELMHLIYRYIFILLETNAGQKDAAQSRLGYCDMKTSFRTFGSELANLLILSMKKSGEYYDALESRGYEGNCLFWEEKRKLTKKQVIWAAAYAGAVVILIILF
- a CDS encoding energy-coupling factor ABC transporter ATP-binding protein yields the protein MNRKILETKDLTFSYEEGRMALNHLSVEIHEKEKIAVLGANGAGKSTFFLNLNGVRAPEEGEIFLYGTRIDKKNRRELIKNVGIVFQDADSQIIASTVKAEVAFGPLNMKLPRQEVEERTIDAMERLDLQAYAERPPHYLSGGEKKRVSIADILAMDSPIIIFDEPTASLDPVNADMLERILEELEQEGKTILLSTHDVDFAYRFADRALVFCEGKLIADGKPEDIFRDEEILKRANLKKPVLIQVYEMLKRKNLLQRNPLTKDMLPEKRESYPRTLAEIEALL
- a CDS encoding energy-coupling factor ABC transporter permease — its product is MSITVNSNAMHIMEGYLPPKYSIAWGILCIPFLVAGFLSIRMKLKDSRRNITLLAMAGAFIFVISSLKIPSVTGSCSHMTGTGLGAILFGPAAVSILGIIVLLFQAILLAHGGLTTLGANTFSMAIAGPFLTFGIYKLCMKLKVNKWVSVFLAAFFGDIFTYCVTSFQLAMAYPSIEGGVGASVAKFLSVFAPTQLPLAILEGILTLLIMIALETYAKPELKMLGYMKEAK
- a CDS encoding cobalt transport protein CbiN, producing MMKTKNLVIALIVAAVLIALVPLFALKGAEFGGSDDAGSVMIEEITGSYEPWFTPVLETMIDGELPGEVESLFFCLQTGIGVGIIAFCMGRLVERKKWADNGENI
- a CDS encoding sirohydrochlorin cobaltochelatase, with protein sequence MKKGVLIVSFGTTYKNTREKNIDRIERAVREKKPDCVVLQAYSSDRVRDIIKKRDGIDIHGITDALKEMAERGVTHLWILPTHIIDGFENNKMKQLIEGYLSYFQTIEIADPLLGKEEDYGLVAAALWDSLKDEVKDGVLILMGHGSYHEADNGYEKMEKVLREHSGKEIYIATVEGSITIEDVIERMNVIYERQERQKVRVIIAPFMLVAGDHAVNDMAGEADSFVTKIKEQGYGTECILRGLGEYEGIRRIYLQHLENEDNDK